A single region of the Fenollaria sporofastidiosus genome encodes:
- a CDS encoding ABC transporter substrate-binding protein → MTACGNKKTGQNLESKEVAQTEKKEENTEKTEKTNDENKKTRTITDHAGNTIEVPEKIERIVIDQIPILSTYMAYHHGKAPYIVGYAGSLKQVISNTVLKDIAPELLDSQNTVQSQSDINIEEIMKLKPDVIFYNASNKEHYETLKKTGIPCVGFATVGTNGPADPIDRYTQWLKLLEDVFGENGKTDDFIKAGQDIVKDVEERISKIDDSKKPTGVILWKYVQGVPMVAGKGVFGDFWLNRIGVKNLANEAKGFAKVSIEQFYQWNPDILYLDGPGLLDITTKDVFENSVEGINFSNMKAVKDKKVYNTKLGMWNWFTPNPDGPLVLAWLAKSTYPEEFKDYDLKAMIKDYYKTWYDYELTNEQIEDMFDI, encoded by the coding sequence ATGACTGCTTGTGGCAATAAAAAAACTGGACAAAATTTAGAAAGTAAGGAAGTAGCTCAAACTGAGAAAAAGGAAGAAAATACAGAAAAGACAGAAAAAACTAATGATGAAAATAAAAAAACCAGGACAATCACAGACCACGCAGGTAACACGATAGAGGTTCCTGAGAAAATTGAAAGAATAGTAATAGACCAGATTCCTATTTTATCTACTTATATGGCTTATCACCATGGAAAGGCTCCGTATATTGTTGGTTATGCGGGTTCTCTTAAGCAAGTAATCTCAAATACAGTTTTAAAAGATATAGCTCCAGAGCTTCTTGATAGCCAAAATACAGTTCAAAGTCAATCTGATATAAATATTGAAGAAATAATGAAGCTTAAACCAGATGTTATTTTTTACAATGCTTCGAATAAAGAACATTATGAAACTCTTAAAAAGACAGGGATTCCGTGTGTAGGATTTGCTACAGTTGGTACAAATGGACCAGCTGACCCAATAGATAGGTACACACAATGGTTAAAGCTTTTAGAAGATGTATTTGGCGAAAACGGAAAGACAGATGATTTTATAAAAGCAGGTCAAGATATTGTAAAAGATGTTGAAGAAAGAATTTCAAAAATAGATGATAGTAAAAAACCAACTGGTGTGATTTTATGGAAGTATGTTCAAGGTGTACCAATGGTTGCTGGCAAAGGTGTTTTTGGGGATTTCTGGCTAAATAGAATTGGTGTTAAAAATTTAGCTAATGAAGCAAAAGGGTTCGCCAAAGTTTCTATTGAACAATTTTATCAATGGAATCCAGATATACTTTATCTTGATGGACCTGGTCTTCTTGATATTACAACAAAAGATGTATTTGAAAATTCAGTAGAAGGTATCAATTTTTCAAACATGAAAGCTGTTAAGGATAAAAAAGTATATAATACTAAGCTTGGTATGTGGAATTGGTTTACACCAAATCCAGACGGACCACTTGTACTAGCTTGGCTTGCAAAATCAACTTACCCAGAAGAATTTAAAGACTATGATCTAAAAGCAATGATTAAAGATTATTATAAAACATGGTATGATTATGAATTAACAAATGAACAAATTGAGGATATGTTTGATATATGA
- a CDS encoding FecCD family ABC transporter permease, translating to MILISLPILICVLALAIGRMPLSIRQIVDFFNAYLSGRDYDPMLESVIINVRLPRIITGLIVGAGLSTAGLAFQGVFSNPLATPDILGVSSAASLGAVIGILLSLSTLSIQVFALAFGLIGVVLTLYIGKSRTRSSTIMLILAGLVVSSLSNALASLLKYTADPTDKLPAISYWLMGSFARSSYKNLMLSAPLIILGVIIIRLLIFRLNIMSLSEDEAKSLGVNVKRTRLIFIFASTLITASSISMCGQVGWIGLIIPHMARMMVGANNTHTLPFSISLGASLMVLIEALSRTVSVIELPISVLTAIIGAPIFISLIRKTGGGFN from the coding sequence GTGATACTAATTAGTCTACCTATATTGATCTGCGTTTTGGCACTTGCTATTGGGAGAATGCCTCTAAGCATCAGACAGATTGTAGATTTTTTCAATGCTTATTTAAGCGGGAGGGATTATGACCCTATGCTTGAATCAGTAATAATAAATGTGAGATTACCAAGAATTATTACTGGTCTAATAGTGGGAGCCGGTCTTTCCACAGCAGGTCTTGCGTTCCAAGGGGTTTTTTCGAACCCCTTGGCGACTCCTGATATATTGGGCGTAAGTTCAGCTGCAAGTCTTGGAGCTGTAATTGGTATACTTTTATCGCTTTCAACCTTATCTATTCAAGTCTTTGCTTTAGCTTTTGGATTAATTGGAGTGGTTTTAACCCTTTATATTGGCAAGAGTAGAACTAGGTCATCAACGATAATGCTTATACTCGCAGGTCTTGTAGTTTCATCATTATCAAATGCTCTAGCGTCTCTTCTAAAATATACAGCAGACCCGACAGATAAGTTGCCAGCCATCAGTTATTGGCTTATGGGTTCTTTTGCAAGATCATCTTATAAAAATTTGATGTTATCTGCGCCCCTAATAATTTTGGGAGTCATCATAATAAGACTATTGATATTTAGGCTAAATATCATGAGCCTATCAGAAGATGAAGCAAAAAGTCTAGGAGTTAATGTAAAAAGAACTAGGCTTATTTTTATATTTGCATCAACACTTATTACAGCTTCATCTATATCAATGTGTGGTCAGGTCGGATGGATTGGTTTGATAATTCCTCACATGGCAAGGATGATGGTAGGAGCCAACAACACTCACACCCTACCTTTTAGTATATCCTTAGGAGCAAGTCTTATGGTACTAATAGAAGCTTTATCAAGAACGGTTTCTGTAATAGAGTTGCCGATATCGGTTCTTACAGCAATAATTGGAGCTCCCATTTTTATAAGTTTAATTAGAAAAACCGGGGGTGGTTTCAATTAA
- a CDS encoding NAD(P)H-dependent oxidoreductase, with protein MINYQKKFYEYKEQGKKINISLLGAGFMGKALVSQYIQSEVLNPLLISSRHIEDAIEAYLAAGIDKEKIVKITSADEIKDLNKYYICEDKELLYKSEHIDYVIDATGEPIVGTEISYNALMNGKNVITFNLESDVCVGTILSKIAKEKGLIYTGIDGDEPGTVLELYNEAKIMGFDVLAIGKGKNNEVDLEANPDTVSESAKEKGIKKEMLASFVDGTKTMVEMATMSNATGFRVDIDGGHGVKSDIKSLDKKLCLKSEGGILNSYGIVDYVNGIAPGVFVIVKSDLKKIDHLMRFLKMGDGPNYVLYRPYHLTSIETINTVLKAHFDKLEAIKPISELPYSDVVVVAKKDMKKGDKLDYIGGYTFYGKCIDFEKSRDKNLVPISIINEGATLSRDIKKGECIDYNSVELDSETLVYKLRKEIEAKYDASRR; from the coding sequence TTGATAAATTATCAAAAGAAATTTTATGAATATAAAGAACAAGGTAAAAAGATAAATATTTCATTGCTAGGAGCAGGCTTTATGGGCAAGGCACTAGTTAGTCAATATATACAAAGCGAGGTTTTAAATCCCTTGCTAATATCTTCAAGACACATTGAAGATGCAATTGAGGCTTATTTAGCAGCAGGTATTGATAAAGAAAAGATTGTTAAAATTACAAGTGCTGATGAAATAAAAGATTTAAATAAGTATTATATATGCGAAGACAAGGAGCTCTTATATAAATCTGAGCACATTGATTATGTGATAGATGCAACAGGCGAGCCTATAGTAGGCACTGAGATTAGCTATAACGCACTAATGAATGGTAAAAACGTAATTACATTTAACCTAGAGAGCGATGTCTGTGTAGGCACTATACTATCAAAGATTGCTAAAGAAAAAGGACTTATATATACAGGCATAGACGGCGACGAGCCAGGAACAGTTCTTGAGCTTTACAATGAAGCAAAGATTATGGGCTTTGATGTACTTGCTATAGGCAAGGGAAAGAACAATGAAGTAGACTTAGAGGCCAATCCAGATACTGTTAGCGAATCCGCAAAAGAGAAAGGCATAAAGAAAGAGATGCTTGCAAGCTTTGTTGACGGCACTAAGACTATGGTTGAGATGGCGACTATGAGCAATGCTACTGGCTTTAGAGTAGATATTGACGGAGGGCACGGTGTTAAGTCAGACATTAAGTCGCTTGATAAGAAACTTTGCCTTAAGTCAGAAGGCGGTATACTTAATTCATACGGTATAGTTGACTATGTTAACGGTATAGCACCCGGCGTTTTTGTTATAGTGAAAAGTGATTTAAAAAAGATTGATCACTTGATGCGCTTCTTAAAGATGGGTGATGGACCAAACTATGTATTATATAGGCCATATCATCTAACTAGTATAGAAACTATAAACACAGTATTAAAAGCACACTTTGATAAGCTTGAAGCTATTAAACCAATATCTGAATTACCTTACTCAGATGTTGTAGTGGTAGCTAAGAAGGATATGAAGAAGGGCGATAAACTAGATTATATAGGAGGATATACTTTCTACGGTAAGTGCATAGACTTTGAAAAATCTAGAGATAAGAACCTGGTACCTATTTCAATTATCAATGAAGGTGCTACTCTTAGTAGAGATATTAAAAAAGGCGAATGTATTGATTATAATAGCGTTGAACTGGATAGCGAGACGCTTGTATATAAACTTAGAAAAGAAATAGAAGCGAAATACGATGCTTCAAGGAGGTAA
- a CDS encoding ABC transporter ATP-binding protein — MVSIKLEIKDAGFYHDENNVLFKNLSFCLNQGEVLSILGPNGVGKTSLIRCICDFEKWKLGKSFMDGKDISSFNRRDLWSKISYVPQKRSFSFEYSGIDMVVLGLSSKLGPFAKPGAREYEKAENLMKSLAIENLKDKSCSVMSGGELQMVLIARALISDPSLIILDEPESGLDFKNQLKIISLIKKLSKIDNISVIINTHYPAHALEIADKCLMLMENARHKIGKTSDIICKENMKDAFGVEVILEK; from the coding sequence GTGGTTTCAATTAAATTAGAAATAAAAGATGCAGGATTTTATCATGATGAAAATAATGTATTATTTAAGAATTTATCTTTTTGTTTGAATCAAGGTGAGGTTTTATCTATTTTAGGACCCAATGGAGTTGGCAAGACTAGCCTTATAAGATGTATATGTGATTTTGAAAAATGGAAACTAGGAAAGAGTTTTATGGATGGAAAAGATATTTCAAGTTTTAATAGAAGAGATTTATGGTCTAAGATATCATATGTTCCTCAAAAAAGATCATTTTCTTTTGAATATTCTGGAATTGATATGGTAGTGTTAGGGCTTTCTAGTAAACTTGGGCCATTTGCAAAACCAGGTGCAAGAGAATATGAAAAGGCAGAAAATCTTATGAAAAGCTTAGCTATAGAAAATCTTAAAGATAAGTCATGTTCAGTGATGAGTGGAGGAGAACTTCAGATGGTTCTCATAGCCAGAGCCTTAATTTCAGATCCAAGCTTAATCATATTAGATGAGCCAGAAAGTGGCCTTGATTTTAAAAATCAGCTAAAAATAATTTCATTAATCAAAAAACTATCCAAAATAGACAATATCAGTGTTATTATAAATACTCATTACCCAGCACATGCTCTTGAAATAGCGGATAAATGCTTGATGTTAATGGAAAATGCTAGACATAAAATAGGCAAAACGTCTGATATTATCTGTAAGGAAAATATGAAAGACGCCTTTGGGGTAGAGGTTATACTCGAAAAATAA
- a CDS encoding class I SAM-dependent methyltransferase, protein MATDQVQIDKDMQVLEVACNRGDNLIRVYTKYKCKIIGIDNDQVVIDQALENIKLLGLDKEIEVMNMDALKLDFEDETFDLIINEAMLTMLPNEEKAKALKNYHRALKKGGYLLTHDVAVENESEDIRRQLSRFTNMNVYPLTVENWNKLFIENSFRPFSQRTGKMILLDRDTIIKDEGPVGAANFIKSLCRGK, encoded by the coding sequence TTGGCTACTGATCAGGTACAGATTGATAAAGATATGCAAGTTTTGGAAGTTGCTTGCAATAGAGGAGATAACCTAATAAGAGTTTATACTAAATATAAATGCAAAATAATAGGCATAGACAATGACCAAGTTGTCATAGATCAAGCTTTGGAGAATATAAAGCTTTTAGGTCTAGACAAAGAAATTGAAGTTATGAATATGGATGCCTTAAAGTTGGATTTCGAGGATGAAACATTTGATTTAATTATTAATGAAGCAATGCTTACCATGCTTCCAAATGAAGAAAAAGCAAAGGCTCTTAAAAATTATCACAGAGCTTTAAAAAAAGGCGGTTATTTATTAACTCATGATGTGGCAGTGGAAAATGAAAGTGAAGATATAAGAAGGCAACTTTCAAGATTTACAAACATGAATGTGTATCCTCTAACCGTAGAAAATTGGAACAAACTGTTTATAGAAAATTCTTTTAGACCTTTTTCACAAAGGACTGGCAAGATGATTCTCTTAGATAGGGATACAATCATAAAAGATGAGGGACCAGTAGGGGCTGCAAATTTTATAAAAAGCTTATGCAGAGGAAAATAG
- a CDS encoding NAD(P)/FAD-dependent oxidoreductase: MTYDAIVIGAGAAALFFGALNKDKLNILMLERNDRVGKKLLTTGNGRCNYTNTKLDENPYNDADFTSYIINKYGYKSIEYKFKSMGIYPYIEEDRVYPMSLQASSVLDVLRYENERNNVTIKTDVFVKSFNKDGDLFVLKDQNSNIYKAKSLVVACGGSAMPKFGSDGNLFNQIKKLGMKINETKPALVPYECDYKYLKHLDGLRLKAKLSLIKDNKIITYNIDDVLFTSYGLSGPTVFQLSRYIKGKESDYKFSIDIFYTLSESELYTLLSDRRREIGYKKLDDFFIGFLHKRLIVPIIDKLNISKDILARDLSDAQLHTLVKILKEFELKIIKNKGYGIGQISLGGVNTKEINTKTMESKKLKGLYFIGEVIDIDGPCGGYNLSFAWMSAMAAYDDIVLRWKA, from the coding sequence TTGACATATGACGCTATAGTTATAGGAGCAGGTGCAGCAGCACTATTTTTCGGAGCTCTTAATAAGGATAAATTAAATATACTTATGCTCGAGAGAAACGATAGAGTTGGCAAAAAGCTTCTAACAACTGGCAATGGCAGATGCAATTACACTAACACTAAGCTTGATGAGAACCCATATAATGATGCAGATTTTACATCATATATAATAAATAAATATGGATATAAATCTATAGAGTATAAGTTCAAATCTATGGGCATATATCCATATATTGAAGAAGATAGAGTATATCCAATGTCATTACAAGCCTCAAGCGTGCTTGATGTGCTTAGATATGAAAACGAAAGAAACAATGTTACTATAAAAACAGATGTCTTTGTAAAAAGCTTTAATAAAGATGGGGACTTATTTGTACTTAAAGATCAAAACTCAAATATTTATAAGGCTAAGAGCTTAGTTGTGGCGTGTGGCGGTTCTGCTATGCCTAAATTTGGCTCAGATGGAAATCTTTTTAATCAGATAAAAAAGCTTGGTATGAAAATTAATGAAACAAAGCCAGCCTTAGTTCCATATGAGTGCGATTACAAGTATCTAAAACATCTTGATGGACTTAGATTAAAAGCTAAATTAAGTTTAATAAAAGATAACAAAATAATTACTTATAATATTGATGATGTTTTATTCACAAGCTACGGTCTATCAGGGCCAACAGTATTTCAATTGTCAAGATATATAAAGGGTAAGGAAAGTGATTATAAGTTCAGCATAGATATTTTTTATACTTTAAGTGAATCTGAACTATATACATTACTAAGTGATAGAAGAAGAGAAATCGGATATAAAAAACTTGATGATTTCTTTATAGGATTTTTACACAAAAGACTTATAGTACCTATTATTGACAAGCTAAATATAAGTAAAGACATTCTAGCTAGAGACCTAAGCGATGCACAATTACATACATTAGTAAAGATACTAAAAGAATTTGAGCTAAAAATTATAAAGAATAAAGGCTATGGCATTGGTCAGATAAGCCTTGGTGGAGTAAATACCAAAGAGATAAATACTAAGACTATGGAGTCAAAGAAACTTAAAGGTTTATACTTCATCGGGGAAGTCATTGACATAGACGGCCCGTGTGGAGGCTACAATCTAAGCTTTGCATGGATGTCAGCTATGGCTGCGTATGATGATATAGTTTTGAGGTGGAAAGCTTGA
- a CDS encoding helicase HerA-like domain-containing protein, translating into MLNRHGIIAGATGTGKTVTLKVISEMLNNDGINTFITDVKGDIMSLAENGERNDKIDERIEKLGIDDYQVDSFPVEIFDIYKKGVPLRASVTDVGPVLLSKMLGLNEVQSGVIDVMYKIADENGLKLIDFKDLKIMLKYMADFSSDISNKYGNVAKQSINAIQRTLIRFENEGAIDFFGEPSFDVDDLLLNSGEKGTANILNCTELYLNSKMYQSVVIYLLSQIFISLEEVGDLDKPKLVLFLDEAHLIFKDLNKKMLENIVTIIKLIRSKGVGIFFVTQNPKDIPEEVLSQLSNRIEHALRAYTPNEIKNVKYAADSFRKNPNFDSEKAILNLKTGEALVSTLNEDGEPSIAEITLIRPPMSKIGMIDDAVFNDIVNNSDFNKNIKNR; encoded by the coding sequence ATGTTAAATAGACACGGAATTATTGCTGGAGCAACTGGTACAGGTAAGACTGTTACACTAAAAGTAATTAGTGAGATGCTTAATAATGACGGCATCAATACCTTCATTACTGATGTTAAGGGTGACATTATGAGTCTTGCTGAGAATGGCGAGAGAAACGATAAGATAGACGAAAGAATTGAAAAGCTTGGCATTGATGACTACCAAGTTGACAGCTTCCCTGTTGAAATTTTCGATATATATAAAAAAGGTGTTCCATTAAGAGCCTCTGTTACTGATGTAGGCCCCGTACTTCTTTCAAAGATGCTTGGTCTTAACGAAGTACAAAGCGGCGTCATTGATGTTATGTATAAAATCGCCGATGAGAATGGACTTAAGCTTATTGATTTTAAAGATTTGAAGATTATGCTTAAGTATATGGCAGACTTCTCAAGTGATATTTCAAATAAATATGGAAACGTTGCTAAGCAAAGTATAAACGCTATACAAAGAACTCTTATAAGATTCGAAAATGAAGGTGCTATAGACTTCTTTGGTGAACCTTCTTTTGATGTTGATGATCTTTTATTAAACAGTGGTGAAAAAGGAACAGCAAACATACTTAACTGTACTGAGCTTTATTTAAACTCAAAGATGTATCAATCTGTTGTCATATATCTACTTAGTCAAATATTTATTAGCCTTGAAGAAGTCGGTGATTTGGATAAACCAAAACTTGTTTTGTTCCTAGATGAAGCTCACCTAATTTTTAAGGACTTAAATAAAAAGATGCTTGAAAATATCGTAACTATCATAAAACTTATCAGGTCTAAGGGCGTTGGTATATTCTTCGTTACTCAAAATCCTAAAGATATACCTGAAGAAGTTCTTAGCCAATTGTCTAATAGAATTGAGCACGCACTAAGAGCTTACACTCCAAATGAGATTAAAAATGTAAAGTATGCTGCAGATAGCTTTAGAAAGAATCCTAACTTTGACAGCGAAAAAGCCATACTTAATCTTAAAACTGGTGAAGCCTTAGTCTCTACTCTTAATGAAGATGGAGAACCATCCATTGCAGAGATTACCCTTATAAGACCTCCTATGTCAAAGATTGGTATGATAGATGATGCTGTGTTTAATGACATTGTAAATAATTCTGATTTTAATAAAAATATAAAGAACCGATAG
- a CDS encoding cupin domain-containing protein, whose protein sequence is MAFDAGEGLKPHKAPGDALVMALEGKAKLLVGDKEIEIESGEQIVFPANVIHNVTAITRFKMLLVLSIDK, encoded by the coding sequence ATGGCTTTTGATGCAGGAGAAGGTCTAAAACCTCATAAGGCTCCTGGAGATGCTCTTGTCATGGCACTTGAGGGCAAGGCAAAGCTTCTTGTTGGAGACAAAGAAATCGAGATTGAATCTGGAGAACAAATAGTATTTCCGGCAAATGTAATCCACAATGTAACTGCAATTACAAGATTTAAAATGTTATTAGTCTTATCTATAGATAAATAA
- the ileS gene encoding isoleucine--tRNA ligase, with product MDLKALSNDRVADREHAISEYWNSIDLLKLTNDKRDKDNRYVFFEGPPTANGKPGIHHVSGRTLKDSVCRYKVMQGYYVNRKAGWDTHGLPVEIEAEKQLGLHNKQDIEKYGVKEFNEKCKESVFKYESLWRKMTEKMAYLIDLDHPYITLDNDYIESVWHILDKMFKDGLIYEGHKIMPYCPRCGTGLASHEVAQGYEMIKTESVYAKFKKKGTDNEYYLAWTTTPWTLPSNVSLTVNKDADYIKIKHKATGEILYLAKALFKKALEKDAENYEIIAEMKGSDLVGEEYEQLLPYLHCDKKAFFITEADYVTMEDGTGIVHTAPAFGEDDYNTSRRYDLPVLNPVDEEGKYTDTPWKGMWVMDADPLIIEELKKEHKLYRKQKIEHNYPHCWRCHTPLLYYAKPSWYIEVTKFKDKIVANNNTVNWFPDYVGEKRFGNWLDNLKDWALSRSRYWGTPLPIWRCEECGHMESIGSRKELKEKAIENIDENIELHRPFVDDVHLECPHCHGKMTREKDVIDVWFDSGAMPFSQWHYPFEHTEDFDHKFPADFICEGIDQTRGWFYSLLAISTYMMNKSPYKNVLVNNLVLDKYGKKMSKSRGNTIDPFELFEEYGADAVRWYLLYVSPAWTTKKVDVDGIKDISSKFFNTLRNVYNFFYMYLQTDGIDPKSLDVPYEKRSDIDKWILAKYNKLLERIQEEMDKFELTNVVRMIQDFVVEDISNWYIRRSRRRFWATELDDDKKAVLQTTYEILLGVSKIIAPFAPYTAEELYQRLGDLESVHIDYYPKANKDLIDEKLIFKMDLVRTLVKLGRSSRENAKIKVRIPLNEIVIDGKYKEDLKDLTDLIKEELNVKHVYYEDDLKKYMNFNLKPNFKVAGSILGSKIKDFTKYLLKVNSIDFVDKLDHADQNIELNGEATEIKKDYVDVRIESKEGFNVEMENGVFIILDTKLNKDLLDEGYLREFISKVQQLRKQNDFDVLDKIKISVEASDDLKEIFNKFKDFILKETVADSIEYKELDIEDTDLNDKSIKIFVEKYKY from the coding sequence ATGGACTTAAAAGCTTTATCAAATGATCGAGTTGCTGATAGAGAACACGCAATATCAGAATATTGGAACAGCATCGATTTATTAAAGTTAACAAATGATAAAAGAGATAAGGACAATAGATATGTGTTCTTTGAAGGACCACCAACTGCTAACGGTAAACCTGGTATTCACCATGTTAGTGGTAGAACTTTAAAGGACTCTGTCTGCAGATATAAGGTTATGCAAGGTTACTATGTAAACAGAAAAGCTGGTTGGGATACTCATGGACTTCCTGTTGAGATAGAAGCTGAAAAACAATTAGGCCTTCATAATAAACAAGACATTGAAAAGTATGGCGTTAAAGAGTTTAACGAAAAATGTAAAGAGTCAGTATTTAAGTATGAATCACTTTGGAGAAAGATGACTGAAAAGATGGCTTATCTAATCGATCTTGATCATCCATACATAACTCTTGACAATGACTACATTGAATCAGTATGGCATATATTAGACAAGATGTTTAAGGATGGACTAATATACGAAGGTCACAAGATTATGCCTTACTGCCCAAGATGTGGTACTGGTCTTGCATCTCATGAAGTTGCTCAAGGTTATGAAATGATTAAAACAGAATCAGTTTATGCAAAATTCAAGAAAAAAGGCACAGACAATGAATACTACCTTGCTTGGACAACTACACCATGGACACTTCCTTCAAACGTAAGCTTAACAGTTAATAAAGATGCTGATTATATTAAGATAAAACACAAAGCGACTGGAGAAATTTTATATTTAGCAAAGGCTCTATTCAAAAAAGCTCTTGAAAAAGATGCTGAAAATTATGAGATCATCGCTGAGATGAAGGGTTCAGACCTAGTTGGTGAGGAGTATGAACAACTACTTCCATATCTACATTGCGACAAAAAAGCTTTCTTCATAACAGAAGCTGACTATGTTACTATGGAAGATGGTACTGGTATTGTACACACAGCACCTGCCTTCGGTGAAGATGACTATAATACATCAAGAAGATATGATTTACCTGTTCTTAATCCAGTTGATGAAGAAGGTAAGTACACAGATACACCATGGAAGGGCATGTGGGTAATGGATGCTGACCCATTAATCATAGAAGAACTTAAGAAGGAACACAAGTTATATAGAAAACAAAAGATAGAACACAACTATCCACATTGCTGGAGGTGTCATACACCACTTCTTTATTATGCAAAGCCATCTTGGTATATAGAAGTTACTAAGTTTAAGGATAAAATCGTTGCTAATAACAATACTGTTAACTGGTTCCCTGACTATGTTGGTGAAAAGAGATTTGGTAACTGGTTAGACAATTTAAAAGACTGGGCACTATCAAGATCTAGATATTGGGGAACACCACTTCCTATATGGAGATGCGAAGAGTGCGGTCACATGGAGAGCATTGGTTCTAGAAAAGAACTAAAGGAAAAGGCTATTGAAAATATTGATGAAAACATTGAACTACACAGACCATTTGTTGATGATGTTCACCTAGAATGTCCTCATTGCCACGGCAAGATGACAAGAGAAAAGGATGTAATTGACGTTTGGTTCGACTCAGGCGCAATGCCATTTAGCCAATGGCACTATCCATTTGAACACACAGAAGACTTTGATCACAAGTTCCCAGCAGATTTTATCTGCGAAGGTATAGACCAAACTAGAGGTTGGTTCTACAGCTTACTTGCTATATCAACATATATGATGAATAAGTCTCCATATAAGAACGTTCTTGTTAATAACCTAGTTCTTGATAAGTATGGCAAGAAGATGAGTAAGAGTAGAGGCAATACTATAGATCCGTTTGAACTATTCGAAGAATATGGTGCGGATGCTGTTAGATGGTACTTATTATATGTATCACCAGCTTGGACTACAAAGAAAGTTGACGTTGACGGTATTAAGGATATAAGTTCAAAGTTCTTTAACACACTTAGAAATGTATACAACTTCTTCTACATGTATTTGCAAACTGATGGCATAGATCCAAAGTCATTAGACGTGCCATATGAAAAGAGAAGTGATATAGACAAGTGGATACTTGCAAAGTACAACAAGCTTCTTGAAAGAATACAAGAAGAGATGGATAAGTTTGAATTAACAAATGTTGTTAGAATGATACAAGATTTTGTTGTTGAAGATATATCAAACTGGTACATCAGACGTTCAAGAAGAAGATTTTGGGCTACAGAACTTGATGATGACAAGAAGGCTGTTTTACAAACAACATATGAAATACTTCTTGGCGTTTCTAAGATTATAGCTCCATTTGCTCCATATACAGCCGAGGAACTATATCAAAGACTAGGTGACTTAGAGTCAGTTCACATAGACTACTATCCAAAGGCTAACAAGGATTTAATTGATGAAAAGCTTATCTTCAAGATGGATCTTGTTCGTACACTTGTTAAGCTTGGAAGATCATCAAGAGAGAATGCTAAGATCAAGGTTAGAATACCTCTTAATGAGATAGTTATCGATGGTAAGTATAAGGAAGACCTTAAGGACTTAACTGACCTAATTAAGGAAGAGCTTAACGTTAAGCATGTTTATTACGAGGACGACTTAAAGAAGTATATGAACTTCAACTTAAAACCAAACTTCAAGGTTGCAGGTTCTATACTTGGATCAAAGATCAAGGACTTCACTAAGTATTTATTAAAAGTTAATAGCATAGACTTTGTAGATAAGCTTGATCACGCTGACCAAAATATTGAGCTTAATGGTGAAGCAACTGAGATTAAGAAAGATTATGTAGATGTAAGAATTGAGTCTAAAGAAGGCTTTAATGTTGAAATGGAAAATGGTGTCTTCATCATACTTGATACTAAGCTTAATAAGGATCTACTAGATGAAGGTTACCTAAGAGAATTCATCTCAAAGGTACAACAACTAAGAAAGCAAAATGACTTTGACGTTCTTGACAAGATTAAAATCTCTGTTGAAGCAAGTGATGACTTGAAAGAAATTTTCAACAAGTTTAAAGACTTTATATTAAAAGAGACTGTAGCAGATAGTATTGAGTATAAAGAACTTGATATAGAAGATACTGATTTGAATGATAAGAGCATAAAGATATTTGTTGAAAAATATAAATATTAA